A stretch of the Aphis gossypii isolate Hap1 chromosome 2, ASM2018417v2, whole genome shotgun sequence genome encodes the following:
- the LOC114125985 gene encoding uncharacterized protein LOC114125985: MPINGNALAKYLVMVSQVIAWCTVSAMLLRRGLNQVNAASQQPPSPFSYDTKPYGGPDVAFNDNNATSTAATDSNHHKHGTSTEKSFNENGTPAVVAGVVMIAIAVIMLIISPTIMVMKIIEKRKKRILDTELESPPKYEDVVESAPRYSSLFVFNNDGEMALVTENILHKEKDNIQKQLV, encoded by the exons ATGCCAATCAACGGAAATGCGTTGGCCAAGTACTTGGTCATGGTGTCACAAGTGATCGCTTGGTGTACAGTCAGCGCGATGCTGTTGCGGAGGGGCCTGAACCAGGTGAATGCGGCCTCGCAGCAACCGCCGTCGCCTTTTTCGTACGACACTAAGCCTTACGGTGGTCCGGACGTAGCATTCAACGACAACAACGCGACATCAACCGCGGCTACGGACTCTAACCACCACAAGCATGGGACGTCGACGGAAAAGTCGTTCAACGAAAACGGTACGCCTGCCGTAGTAGCAGGCGTAGTAATGATCGCGATCGCAGTGATCATGTTGATCATCAGCCCCACGATCATGGTGATGAAAATAATCGAGAAACGCAAGAAAAGGATCCTAGACACG gaATTAGAATCTCCGCCTAAATATGAAGACGTGGTGGAAAGCGCCCCAAGATATTcgtcattatttgtatttaataatgatggtGAAATGGCATTAGtgactgaaaatatattacacaaagaaaaggataatattcaaaaacaacttgtttga